A window of the Diorhabda carinulata isolate Delta chromosome 1, icDioCari1.1, whole genome shotgun sequence genome harbors these coding sequences:
- the LOC130890994 gene encoding solute carrier organic anion transporter family member 74D has product MTEDNLLENHRMLSKISNNNCPTNEIPDEQSTLSQECNGRHRVEEIEMECGLGPCAPNWLQKFASKQSFLIVFCLAWVLQGMYHTYFVSAITTIEKLFQIQSKITGIIMSATEIGQIGSSLLLTYYGGQGHRPKWIAWGMILFAMSSLTCSLPHFIYGRHLINANELTGVFKDPNVCKVKYNTSFLLDYANVSFASNLSMSTLENCQNEAVTSSFRLAPSVTNIVLAIFFISLLGVGMGQTAVYTLGIPYIDDNVASKESPLYFAITIGVRILGPALGFIVGSLCTSVYADLSVKPQFKTSDPRWVGAWWLGLVLISFLLMIASFAMFAFPKRLTGSKQPVVNPQSPDQKQPTIKDFPKTVKRLLKNDILMYRTASSVLHILPIAGLYTFLPKYLETQFRLPTPSANMISGVGGILVMGLGIIISGVFILRMKPNARFVAAWIASTAVLYALGMGLLMFIGCPMNDLAGLMNHGFDTKQLNCNSSYCDCDKDKFTPICGQDGKTYLSPCHAGCLNYTEKDGQISQYSDCMCLNMTLANITINENHLYGNATIGYCDQDCDSFILYIILFSIFVFIHSTGEVGSMLLILRCVDPRDKAMALGLIQFAIGLFGNVPCPIVYGAVVDSACLVWKMACGEKGACGLYDSDVFRMFYHGTTGFILLCAFVVDVIVWYKAGKINFVDEQAVFEEELHSMTGKMKNEPE; this is encoded by the exons ATGACTGAAGATAATCTATTGGAGAATCACAGAATGTTATCAAAAATCAGTAACAATAATTGCCCAACAAATGAAATACCAGATGAGCAGTCCACTTTATCCCAAGAGTGCAATGGTAGGCACAGagttgaagaaattgaaatggaGTGTGGTCTGGGACCTTGTGCACCAAATTGGCTACAAAAGTTTGCGTCGAAACAATCGTTTTTAATAGTGTTTTGTTTAGCTTGGGTTCTTCAAGGAATGTACCACACTTATTTTGTTAGCGCTATAACTACCAtcgaaaaactttttcaaattcaatcaaaaataacaGGAATTATTATGAGTGCGACGGAAATAGGACAAATCGgttcttctttattattaacTTATTACGGAGGGCAGGGGCATAGGCCCAAATGGATAGCTTGGGGTATGATATTATTCGCTATGTCTTCTTTAACTTGTTCACTTCCACATTTTATTTATGGACGACATTTAATAAACGCGAACGAATTAACAGGAGTTTTTAAGGATCCAAATGTATGCAAAGTAAAATACAACACATCATTTCTATTAGATTATGCAAATGTTAGTTTTGCTAGTAATTTGAGTATGAGTACCCTGGAAAATTGTCAAAATGAAGCAGTTACTTCAAGTTTTCGCTTAGCACCATCGGTGACCAATATCGTAttagcaatattttttattagtttactCGGAGTTGGTATGGGCCAAACAGCTGTATATACATTAGGAATTCCTTATATAGATGATAATGTGGCCAGTAAAGAATCGCCATTGTATTTTG cCATAACAATTGGAGTTAGGATATTAGGCCCAGCTTTAGGTTTTATTGTTGGATCCCTGTGTACAAGTGTGTACGCAGATTTATCTGTAAAACCTCAATTCAAAACGTCAGATCCAAGGTGGGTCGGCGCTTGGTGGCTAg GATTGGTTCTTATATCCTTCTTGTTAATGATAGCATCATTTGCGATGTTTGCATTTCCTAAAAGACTGACAGGATCAAAACAACCTGTAGTGAACCCACAAAGTCCTGATCAAAAACAGCCTACTATAAAAG attttccgAAAACGGTAAAGAGgctattaaaaaatgatattcttATGTATAGAACAGCTAGCAGTGTATTACATATTTTACCAATTGCTGGACTCTACACATTTTTACCCAAGTACCTGGAAACACAATTTAGACTACCCACACCGTCAGCAAACATGATTTCAG GTGTCGGTGGAATTCTTGTAATGGGATTAGGAATCATAATAAGTGGagtatttattttaagaatGAAACCCAACGCTAGATTTGTGGCTGCTTGGATTGCATCTACGGCAGTTCTTTATGCATTAG GGATGGGATTACTTATGTTTATTGGATGTCCAATGAATGACTTAGCAGGATTAATGAATCACGG atttgATACGAAACAGTTAAATTGCAATTCTTCTTATTGTGATTGCGACAAAGATAAGTTCACTCCAATTTGTGGACAAGACGGGAAAACTTACCTCTCACCCTGTCATGCAGGATGTTTAAATTATACAGAAAAAGATGGACAAATTTCACAGTATTCAGACTGCATGTGTTTGAATATGACTCTCGCAAATATTACTATTAATGAGAACCACTTATATGGTAACGCTACAATAGGATACTGTGATCAGGATTGTGatagtttcattttatatattattttattttccatatttgttttcattcattCCACTGGAGAAGTGGGGTCTATGTTGCTTATCTTAAGATGTGTAGATCCTAGAGACAAAGCGATGGCATTGGGTCTAATACAGTTTGCAATAGGATTATTTGGAAATGTACCTTGCCCTATTGTCTATGGAGCTGTGGTAGACTCTGCTTGCTTGGTGTGGAAAATGGCGTGTGGTGAAAAAGGAGCTTGTGGCCTATATGATTCTGATGTATTCAGGATGTTTTACCACG GTACAACAGGTTTCATACTATTGTGTGCATTTGTGGTTGATGTAATAGTATGGTATAAAGCTGGTAAAATCAATTTTGTGGACGAACAGGCGGTGTTTGAAGAGGAATTACATTCTATGACTGGAAAGATGAAAAATGAACCGGAATAA